The following are encoded in a window of Brevibacillus ruminantium genomic DNA:
- the rplK gene encoding 50S ribosomal protein L11: MAKKVIRVIKLQIPAGKANPAPPVGPALGQAGVNIMGFCKEFNARTESEVGMIIPVEITVFEDRSFTFITKTPPAAVLLKKAAGIESGSGVPNKTKVATLKRDKVREIAELKRPDLNAASVEAAMLMIEGTARSMGIVIED, encoded by the coding sequence GTGGCTAAGAAGGTTATCCGCGTAATTAAATTACAAATCCCGGCAGGTAAAGCAAATCCTGCACCTCCAGTAGGTCCGGCCCTCGGTCAAGCTGGTGTAAACATCATGGGATTCTGTAAAGAATTCAACGCTCGCACAGAGAGCGAAGTGGGAATGATCATTCCGGTAGAAATCACCGTTTTTGAAGACCGTTCCTTTACGTTCATCACGAAAACTCCACCGGCTGCTGTTCTGTTGAAAAAAGCTGCTGGTATCGAGTCTGGTTCCGGCGTGCCGAACAAGACGAAGGTAGCTACCCTGAAGCGCGACAAAGTGCGCGAAATCGCTGAACTGAAGCGTCCTGACCTGAATGCAGCATCCGTGGAAGCGGCTATGCTCATGATCGAAGGTACTGCTCGTTCGATGGGTATCGTGATTGAAGACTAA